The Williamsia sp. DF01-3 genome has a window encoding:
- a CDS encoding 5'-3' exonuclease — MLLDGASLWFRAFHALPEKMTAPDGRPVNAVRGFLDMIAALVTREHPHRLVVCLDLSWRPTFRTDLIPSYKAHRVADAAGDGSEEVPDTLTPQVDMIMNVLAAAGISTAGAEGCEADDVIGTLAHTEAVDPVVVVSGDRDLLQVVADDPVPVRVLYVGRGLAKAEMYGPAEVAERYDVPTSDPGSAYAEMAILRGDPSDGLPGVAGIGEKTASKLLQAFGTLDELERVAATTADKRISTRQRTSLKAAADYLSAARTVVFVRTDAEIISSGDDRLPSEPADPAALADLIEELGIGSAVSRLGKALGWQFP, encoded by the coding sequence ATGCTGCTAGACGGTGCGAGTCTGTGGTTCCGGGCTTTTCACGCTTTGCCGGAGAAGATGACCGCTCCTGACGGACGTCCGGTCAACGCCGTCCGCGGATTCCTCGACATGATCGCCGCCCTGGTCACGCGCGAGCATCCCCATCGATTGGTTGTGTGTCTGGACCTCTCGTGGCGACCCACATTTCGCACGGACCTCATCCCCTCGTACAAGGCGCACCGTGTCGCCGACGCGGCGGGAGACGGATCGGAAGAGGTGCCCGACACGCTGACACCCCAGGTCGACATGATCATGAACGTTCTCGCAGCAGCCGGGATCTCGACCGCCGGCGCAGAAGGCTGCGAGGCCGATGACGTGATCGGTACCCTTGCCCACACCGAAGCCGTGGATCCGGTGGTGGTGGTCAGTGGAGACCGAGACCTCCTGCAAGTGGTGGCAGACGACCCGGTTCCGGTGCGGGTTCTGTATGTGGGGCGCGGGCTCGCGAAGGCCGAGATGTACGGCCCTGCCGAAGTCGCCGAACGATACGACGTGCCGACTTCCGATCCGGGTTCGGCGTATGCCGAAATGGCGATCCTCCGGGGCGACCCATCCGACGGACTGCCCGGGGTGGCCGGAATCGGGGAGAAAACGGCGTCAAAACTGTTGCAGGCGTTCGGGACTCTGGACGAACTGGAGCGTGTCGCTGCCACGACCGCCGACAAGCGGATCTCCACCCGCCAGCGCACATCTCTCAAAGCTGCCGCCGACTATCTCAGCGCCGCTCGCACGGTGGTGTTCGTCCGAACCGACGCAGAGATAATCAGCAGCGGGGACGACCGGTTGCCCAGCGAGCCGGCAGATCCGGCCGCGTTGGCCGATCTGATCGAAGAGCTCGGCATCGGCTCGGCGGTCTCCCGACTCGGGAAAGCACTGGGTTGGCAGTTCCCCTGA
- a CDS encoding alpha/beta fold hydrolase yields MGSNDGTVNSGREPRRLRAVPSAQIDPQFATLHGYKRAFRMAGSGPAVLLLHGIGDNSLAWEPVFEQLSEKYTVIAPDLLGHGLSDRPRADYSVSAFANGMRDLLTYLDIERVTVVGHSLGGGVAGQFAYQYPEMVERLVLVGTGGVTKGVNPALRALSLPLSELALGVISVPGVFPTFSTVARMMQNLLPMAMFRDNTEVVRVLERMPEKGSAEVFARTLRSAVDWRGQVVTMLDRCYLSAAIPTLIVWGSDDQVIPVSHAHMLHSAMPDSQLEIFEKSGHFPFRDEPARFVDLFLRFVSATNPASITRNDVKVALRQGPPPRPLTGDPHTRIAVLDAIDSDERSAT; encoded by the coding sequence ATGGGATCGAACGACGGCACTGTGAACAGTGGACGCGAGCCGCGCAGGCTCCGTGCTGTCCCGAGCGCGCAAATCGACCCGCAGTTCGCGACTCTGCACGGTTACAAGCGCGCATTTCGGATGGCGGGGAGCGGTCCGGCCGTCTTGTTGCTGCACGGAATCGGTGACAACTCGCTCGCCTGGGAGCCGGTGTTCGAGCAGCTGAGCGAGAAATACACGGTGATAGCACCCGACCTTCTGGGTCATGGACTGTCTGACCGGCCCCGAGCCGACTACTCGGTCTCGGCATTCGCGAACGGGATGCGTGATCTGCTCACGTACCTCGATATCGAACGCGTCACCGTGGTCGGACACTCGCTGGGCGGGGGCGTGGCCGGCCAATTCGCCTACCAATACCCGGAGATGGTGGAGCGGCTGGTTCTCGTCGGCACCGGTGGCGTCACCAAGGGGGTCAACCCAGCTCTTCGAGCGTTGTCGCTGCCCCTCTCCGAACTCGCCTTGGGCGTGATCTCTGTACCCGGAGTGTTCCCGACCTTCTCGACTGTCGCCCGGATGATGCAGAACCTGTTGCCCATGGCGATGTTCCGCGACAACACCGAGGTGGTCCGTGTTCTCGAGCGCATGCCGGAGAAGGGCTCGGCCGAGGTGTTCGCGCGGACTCTACGATCGGCTGTCGACTGGCGCGGCCAAGTGGTCACCATGCTCGACCGCTGTTACCTCAGCGCTGCCATCCCGACTTTGATCGTGTGGGGGTCCGACGACCAGGTGATCCCGGTGAGCCACGCCCATATGCTGCACAGTGCGATGCCTGACTCGCAGCTCGAGATATTCGAGAAGTCAGGCCATTTTCCGTTCCGCGACGAGCCTGCCCGGTTCGTCGATCTCTTCCTCCGATTCGTCTCGGCCACAAACCCTGCGTCGATCACTCGCAACGACGTGAAAGTGGCCCTGCGACAAGGCCCTCCGCCCAGGCCGCTGACGGGCGATCCTCATACGCGAATCGCAGTTCTCGACGCGATAGACAGCGACGAACGAAGCGCGACGTAG
- a CDS encoding Xaa-Pro peptidase family protein, with protein sequence MAHERFSAEVYRSRLQRAQQLTASAGLSALFITPGPDLRYLTGSRASTFERLTALVISPDRDPQVVVPRLELAALRESAVGELGLVVHEWVDGQDPYAIAVEAAGVSAGRYGVSDAAPALHTVPLAARFGSSPELATGVLRQLRMIKDDAEIDALRRAGAAIDRVHARVGEWLSAGRTEREVATDIEAAIVAEGHTGAEFIIVGSGPNGADPHHEVSDRVIEDGDVVVVDIGGPVEPGYNSDCTRTYCVGEPSGEMARQYRILEEAQRAAVAAVRPGVSAQQIDAAARDVLAEAGLADKFVHRTGHGIGLSVHEEPYIVEGNDIELQVGMAFSVEPGIYFPGGWGARIEDIVVVTADGCESLNQRPHELKSV encoded by the coding sequence ATGGCTCACGAGCGATTCTCAGCAGAGGTGTATCGGTCCCGACTGCAACGCGCGCAGCAGTTGACGGCCTCAGCCGGATTGTCTGCTCTGTTCATCACGCCCGGACCCGATCTGCGGTACCTGACCGGTTCCCGCGCCAGTACGTTCGAGCGTCTCACTGCGTTGGTGATCAGTCCCGACAGGGATCCGCAGGTCGTGGTTCCGAGGCTGGAACTCGCGGCCCTGCGGGAGTCAGCGGTCGGCGAGCTGGGCCTGGTTGTCCACGAGTGGGTCGACGGCCAGGACCCGTATGCCATTGCCGTCGAAGCAGCAGGTGTGAGTGCAGGTCGCTATGGCGTCTCTGATGCGGCGCCCGCACTTCACACCGTTCCGTTGGCAGCTCGGTTCGGTTCGAGCCCCGAATTGGCCACCGGCGTTCTACGTCAGTTACGGATGATCAAAGACGACGCGGAGATCGACGCTTTGCGCCGAGCGGGTGCGGCGATCGATCGTGTTCATGCTCGCGTCGGCGAATGGCTCTCGGCGGGAAGGACAGAACGCGAGGTCGCCACCGACATCGAGGCCGCGATCGTCGCCGAGGGCCACACCGGCGCCGAGTTCATCATCGTCGGCTCCGGCCCCAACGGCGCCGACCCCCACCACGAGGTGTCTGATCGGGTGATCGAAGACGGCGATGTGGTGGTCGTCGACATCGGCGGTCCAGTCGAGCCCGGGTACAACTCGGATTGCACTCGAACCTATTGTGTCGGAGAACCTTCCGGGGAGATGGCCCGTCAGTACCGGATACTGGAAGAAGCCCAGCGTGCAGCGGTGGCGGCAGTACGGCCGGGTGTCAGTGCCCAGCAGATCGATGCAGCGGCCCGCGACGTGCTGGCCGAGGCCGGACTGGCCGACAAGTTCGTCCATCGGACCGGTCACGGAATCGGCCTGTCAGTCCACGAAGAGCCCTACATCGTTGAGGGAAACGACATCGAGCTGCAGGTCGGAATGGCCTTCAGCGTCGAACCCGGGATCTATTTCCCAGGAGGATGGGGTGCACGGATCGAAGACATCGTCGTGGTCACGGCCGACGGATGCGAATCACTCAATCAGCGGCCTCACGAGCTGAAGTCGGTCTGA
- a CDS encoding HNH endonuclease signature motif containing protein: protein MTDSVTVDPPSMPALVGLYRDLDAVLQRIAGASSDDVDDVQVAELVRVNEKVVRALTFQGLKRLQEVNDRGLFRKAGHSTLHRFVMSELRVSRGDASSRLKALDAAGELLSMQGEALPPKCPAAAEALAEGAIGLAHMDVMLKVRDRIPHKSAPEVYDVVDAWMTDNARTSTPTELEVCGREVLARVDPDGSLTDDADRRRNRGLSDGPQGLDMMSKLSGNLDPATLALFRTVMDVWAAPGMNNPDDPNSPVGAVDDPSMDPAIIEAAAGRDTRSRAQRQHDAFKAILKTILEYKLLGTSHRGLPVQVIITMTKQQLDEAAGIAHTASGVDLPVKDALELAAQADMSLAVFANHSADVLYFARAKRTAQQGQRMALFAKDRGCTSPGCRNPISWTEIHHTTAWADGGHTDIDELAPACIPHHAMIGPGEDQWQTIMLRDGPDAGRVAWIPPTYIDPDQQPRINRAHHTDHTIEAAWQNIIAERQQTLNERQERMQLQQQSADESMATGDDDAKKPDPSD from the coding sequence ATGACTGATTCGGTGACGGTGGATCCACCGTCAATGCCGGCGTTGGTGGGGTTGTATCGCGATCTCGATGCGGTGCTGCAGCGGATTGCTGGCGCGTCGTCGGATGATGTCGATGATGTGCAGGTTGCTGAGTTGGTGCGGGTGAACGAGAAAGTTGTTCGGGCACTGACCTTTCAAGGCCTCAAGCGGTTGCAGGAGGTGAACGACCGCGGCTTGTTCCGTAAGGCTGGTCATTCGACGTTGCACCGGTTTGTGATGAGTGAGCTGCGGGTGTCTCGTGGCGATGCCTCGTCACGGTTGAAAGCACTTGATGCTGCCGGTGAGTTGTTGTCGATGCAGGGCGAGGCGTTGCCCCCGAAATGTCCGGCCGCGGCCGAAGCGTTGGCCGAGGGTGCGATTGGGTTGGCGCACATGGATGTGATGCTCAAAGTCCGCGACCGCATTCCGCACAAGTCAGCACCGGAAGTGTATGACGTGGTCGATGCCTGGATGACCGACAACGCCCGCACGTCGACTCCGACTGAGCTCGAAGTGTGTGGTCGGGAAGTGTTGGCTCGGGTTGATCCGGACGGATCGTTGACCGATGACGCTGACCGCAGACGCAACCGGGGTTTGTCGGACGGTCCCCAAGGGTTGGACATGATGAGCAAGCTCAGTGGCAACCTTGACCCGGCGACGTTGGCTTTGTTTCGGACGGTGATGGATGTGTGGGCAGCACCGGGTATGAACAATCCTGATGATCCCAACTCACCCGTGGGTGCCGTCGACGACCCGAGCATGGACCCGGCGATCATCGAAGCCGCGGCCGGCCGCGACACCCGTTCCCGCGCCCAACGTCAACACGACGCATTCAAAGCGATCCTCAAGACCATTCTGGAGTACAAGCTGCTCGGTACGTCCCATCGTGGGTTGCCGGTGCAGGTCATCATCACCATGACCAAACAACAGCTTGATGAGGCCGCGGGCATCGCCCACACCGCCTCCGGGGTTGACCTGCCGGTCAAAGATGCCCTGGAACTCGCGGCCCAGGCAGATATGTCGCTGGCGGTGTTCGCCAACCACTCCGCCGACGTTCTCTACTTCGCCCGGGCCAAACGCACCGCCCAGCAAGGCCAACGGATGGCGTTGTTCGCCAAAGACCGAGGCTGCACCAGCCCAGGCTGCCGTAACCCCATCTCCTGGACCGAAATCCATCACACCACCGCCTGGGCCGACGGCGGACACACCGACATCGACGAGCTGGCCCCGGCGTGCATCCCGCATCACGCGATGATCGGACCCGGCGAAGACCAATGGCAAACCATCATGCTCCGCGACGGCCCCGACGCCGGCCGAGTCGCCTGGATCCCACCCACATACATCGACCCCGACCAACAACCACGCATCAACCGAGCCCACCACACCGACCACACCATCGAGGCGGCATGGCAGAACATCATCGCCGAACGCCAACAAACACTCAACGAACGCCAAGAACGCATGCAGCTCCAGCAACAAAGTGCTGACGAGTCAATGGCCACCGGGGACGACGACGCCAAGAAACCCGATCCGTCAGACTGA
- a CDS encoding PPOX class F420-dependent oxidoreductase: MSKTAADLTSDALEFLSARHLGSLTTVRQAGTPHVVAVGFTYDEDAEVVRVITFEGSQKVLNVERAGYAAVFQVDGPRWLTLEGPASVHRDPDAVAEGERRYANRYKQPKVNPRRVVVQIEVKRVLGSRTLLGSTD; the protein is encoded by the coding sequence ATGTCCAAAACAGCAGCCGACCTCACCTCTGATGCGCTCGAGTTCCTGAGCGCACGCCATCTGGGAAGCCTGACCACCGTGCGGCAGGCCGGGACGCCCCACGTTGTTGCGGTCGGCTTCACCTACGACGAAGACGCCGAGGTCGTTCGCGTGATCACCTTCGAAGGAAGCCAGAAGGTACTCAACGTGGAGCGTGCGGGGTATGCGGCGGTCTTCCAGGTGGATGGCCCACGCTGGCTGACCCTCGAGGGCCCGGCGTCGGTGCACCGCGACCCCGACGCCGTCGCCGAAGGTGAACGCCGCTACGCGAATCGCTACAAGCAACCAAAGGTCAACCCCCGACGTGTTGTCGTTCAGATCGAAGTCAAGCGCGTACTCGGCTCACGAACCCTCCTCGGATCCACTGACTAG
- a CDS encoding SDR family NAD(P)-dependent oxidoreductase, translating to MSNRRVVVLFGGRSEIGVEVAARLAGGATVILAARRSDDLADQRERMLGENAAEVHTIEFDANDTAQHDELIRKIVAEFGRIDVAIIAFGILGDQARAEVDSQHALQIAHTDYLAHISVMTPLAAAMKTQGRGDLIVFSSAAGVRVRRANYVYGSTKAGLDGFASGLSDALHGTGVRLLLARPGFVIGNMTKELMESGVKPAPMSRTAPQVADAVVKALHAGKTEVWIPAALRPVFFVMRLLPRAIWRRMPR from the coding sequence GTGAGCAATCGTCGAGTGGTGGTTCTGTTCGGAGGACGTAGCGAGATCGGTGTCGAGGTCGCTGCCCGTCTCGCCGGGGGAGCGACAGTGATCCTGGCCGCGCGTCGGTCCGATGACTTGGCTGATCAGCGCGAACGGATGCTTGGTGAGAACGCCGCTGAGGTACACACCATCGAGTTCGATGCGAATGACACGGCGCAGCACGACGAGCTGATCAGGAAAATAGTCGCCGAGTTCGGCAGGATCGATGTGGCGATCATCGCGTTCGGCATCCTCGGCGACCAGGCCCGCGCCGAGGTGGACAGCCAGCACGCACTGCAGATCGCCCACACCGACTACCTGGCGCACATCAGTGTGATGACCCCCCTGGCCGCAGCGATGAAGACACAGGGACGCGGCGACCTCATCGTCTTCTCCTCGGCCGCCGGCGTCCGGGTCCGTCGGGCGAACTACGTCTACGGATCGACCAAGGCAGGACTGGACGGGTTCGCTTCCGGTCTCTCGGACGCGTTGCACGGCACCGGTGTTCGCCTACTGCTGGCACGCCCCGGATTCGTCATCGGGAACATGACCAAAGAACTGATGGAGTCGGGCGTCAAACCCGCACCGATGTCGAGAACAGCTCCTCAGGTAGCTGACGCCGTGGTCAAGGCTCTGCATGCCGGCAAAACAGAGGTATGGATACCGGCTGCACTACGCCCCGTGTTCTTCGTCATGCGTTTGCTGCCTCGGGCCATCTGGCGTCGGATGCCACGATGA
- the cbiE gene encoding precorrin-6y C5,15-methyltransferase (decarboxylating) subunit CbiE, producing MTDPRFVVVGIGADGWDGLTVAAQRELRSAHVIYGSARQIDLLAPVQAELRPWTSPMSRHLHDVLAGAEPKPVHILASGDPMFHGVGASIVKQVGAQHVRIIPAVSSASLAAARLGWDLSTTSVRSIVDRPLDSILSAVTDNVRLFILSRDQTSPAHIAELLTTHGFGWSQVTVLEQLGSDRERHVTGIARTWGAPVVDRLNLVAVQCVGPSVSSQAGLPDTDFSNDGQLTKQAVRALTVTALRPAPRQLMWDVGAGAGSIAIEWLRTDPSCTAIAFESDPVRRGRIARNAADMGVSGNLTVLGRAPDDFEQAPDPDTIFIGGGVTAPGIIDGCWEALLDGGRIVANAVTIESEAVLVKWRSLVGGTLRRFHIDHAEELGTMTTWRPTLPVTQWIADKPRSVE from the coding sequence ATGACCGACCCGCGGTTTGTCGTGGTGGGGATCGGAGCCGATGGCTGGGACGGTCTCACCGTGGCAGCCCAGCGGGAACTGCGGTCCGCCCACGTCATTTATGGATCGGCCCGCCAGATCGACCTTCTCGCACCCGTCCAGGCTGAATTGCGTCCGTGGACGAGCCCCATGTCCAGGCATCTTCACGATGTCCTCGCCGGTGCAGAACCGAAACCGGTCCACATCCTCGCTTCAGGCGACCCGATGTTTCACGGCGTCGGTGCATCCATCGTCAAACAAGTTGGCGCGCAACACGTCCGAATCATTCCGGCGGTGTCCAGCGCCAGTCTCGCCGCCGCTAGACTGGGCTGGGACCTGTCCACCACGTCGGTACGCAGCATCGTCGACCGCCCATTGGACTCGATCCTCTCGGCGGTCACCGACAACGTACGATTGTTCATCCTGAGTCGCGACCAGACCTCGCCGGCCCACATCGCAGAACTGCTGACCACGCATGGATTCGGCTGGTCGCAAGTCACGGTGCTCGAGCAACTAGGGTCAGACCGCGAACGGCATGTCACCGGAATTGCGCGAACGTGGGGAGCACCGGTCGTCGACCGACTCAACCTTGTGGCCGTGCAGTGTGTGGGACCTTCGGTGAGCAGTCAGGCAGGACTTCCCGACACCGATTTCTCCAACGACGGACAGCTCACCAAACAGGCCGTTCGTGCCCTGACGGTCACCGCATTACGCCCGGCCCCACGCCAGTTGATGTGGGATGTGGGCGCGGGTGCGGGCAGCATCGCCATCGAGTGGTTGCGCACCGATCCCAGTTGCACAGCGATAGCGTTTGAATCCGACCCGGTGCGGCGCGGGCGAATCGCCCGGAACGCGGCAGACATGGGGGTCAGCGGCAATCTGACCGTACTCGGCAGAGCGCCCGACGATTTCGAACAGGCGCCCGACCCGGACACGATCTTCATCGGCGGGGGAGTCACGGCACCAGGCATCATCGATGGCTGCTGGGAAGCCCTTCTCGACGGCGGCCGAATAGTCGCCAACGCCGTGACGATCGAATCAGAGGCAGTGCTCGTGAAATGGCGATCTCTGGTGGGCGGAACGCTACGACGTTTCCACATCGACCATGCTGAAGAACTCGGCACGATGACAACATGGCGTCCCACTTTGCCTGTGACGCAGTGGATCGCAGACAAACCCAGGAGCGTCGAGTGA
- the cobM gene encoding precorrin-4 C(11)-methyltransferase: protein MTVYFIGAGPGAADLITLRGATLLSQCSTCLYAGSLVPAEMLEHCPPDATLINTAKMPLSQIIEHIVSADRSGHDVARLHSGDPSLYSAVAEQVRLLEQHGVAYQIVPGVPAFSAAAAALGQELTVPGVGQSLLITRVSTLSTDMPKGEQLAELARTGVTMALHLAAHQAEQITDALGPHYGFDCPVAVVAFASRDNQQIIRCALRELPGRLAQADVRRTAVIFVGRVLAAEHFPDSYLYSSARMTKLRDDDVSS, encoded by the coding sequence GTGACCGTCTACTTCATCGGCGCCGGACCAGGAGCCGCCGATCTCATCACCCTGCGTGGTGCGACACTCCTATCGCAATGCAGCACATGCCTTTACGCGGGCTCTCTCGTCCCGGCCGAGATGCTGGAGCACTGCCCACCCGACGCCACCCTCATCAACACCGCAAAGATGCCGTTGTCCCAGATCATCGAGCACATCGTGTCGGCGGACAGGTCCGGTCACGATGTAGCGCGCTTGCACAGCGGCGACCCGAGCTTGTATTCGGCTGTCGCAGAACAAGTGCGGCTCCTCGAGCAACACGGCGTGGCCTACCAGATCGTTCCCGGCGTCCCGGCGTTCTCCGCGGCGGCCGCCGCACTGGGTCAGGAACTGACGGTTCCAGGCGTCGGTCAGTCTCTGTTGATCACACGCGTGTCGACACTCTCGACGGACATGCCGAAGGGCGAGCAACTGGCGGAACTGGCGCGAACAGGTGTAACGATGGCACTTCACCTGGCGGCGCATCAAGCCGAACAGATCACGGATGCGCTCGGGCCGCACTACGGATTCGACTGCCCCGTCGCGGTGGTTGCTTTTGCCAGCCGCGACAACCAGCAGATCATCCGATGCGCTCTACGCGAACTTCCTGGCCGCCTCGCACAGGCGGATGTCCGGCGTACCGCGGTGATCTTTGTGGGCAGAGTACTTGCTGCTGAACACTTTCCGGATAGCTACCTGTACTCGTCGGCTCGCATGACCAAGCTCCGTGACGACGACGTGTCGTCGTGA
- a CDS encoding cobalt-precorrin-6A reductase, which translates to MSGPVLILGGTAEARALAEILDRDGIPIITSLAGRVQNPALPRGEVRIGGFGGVNGLLTWLREQQCLGVVDATHPFARKISASAAAATMSAGLPLLSLRRPPWQPQAGDHWLDVPDIAGAAAKVAEHADRQPGLRVFLTTGRQDVDVFAHVENAWFLIRLVDPPERKTPPQNLILRNRGPYTLEGERKLLREHRIDVIVTKNSGGDLVRAKLDAARELELPVVMVQRPVTLTGTAVERPEDAARWVRQRVLS; encoded by the coding sequence GTGAGCGGCCCCGTTCTCATTCTCGGGGGCACCGCGGAAGCACGTGCTCTGGCAGAGATACTCGATCGGGACGGCATCCCGATCATCACCTCGCTGGCCGGCCGCGTCCAGAACCCGGCGCTGCCGAGAGGTGAGGTTCGAATCGGCGGCTTCGGGGGAGTGAACGGGCTCCTGACCTGGCTGCGCGAGCAACAGTGCCTAGGTGTGGTCGATGCCACGCATCCTTTTGCCCGGAAGATCTCCGCCAGCGCAGCGGCAGCGACGATGTCGGCGGGACTGCCGTTGCTGTCGCTTCGTCGGCCCCCATGGCAACCGCAGGCCGGGGACCATTGGCTGGACGTTCCGGACATCGCCGGTGCGGCCGCAAAAGTCGCCGAGCACGCCGACCGACAGCCGGGTCTTCGGGTCTTCCTCACCACAGGTCGCCAGGATGTTGATGTGTTCGCCCACGTCGAGAACGCCTGGTTTTTGATCCGTCTTGTCGACCCACCCGAGCGCAAGACTCCGCCGCAGAACTTGATCCTGCGCAACCGCGGGCCGTACACGCTCGAAGGTGAGCGCAAGCTTCTGCGCGAGCACCGTATTGACGTGATCGTCACCAAGAACAGCGGCGGAGATCTGGTTCGGGCAAAACTGGATGCGGCTCGCGAGCTCGAATTGCCGGTCGTCATGGTGCAGCGACCGGTCACCCTGACCGGTACGGCTGTGGAAAGGCCTGAGGACGCGGCCCGCTGGGTCCGTCAGCGGGTGCTGTCGTAA